In Erigeron canadensis isolate Cc75 chromosome 1, C_canadensis_v1, whole genome shotgun sequence, a single window of DNA contains:
- the LOC122608949 gene encoding E3 ubiquitin-protein ligase AIRP2-like isoform X2, producing MAAAIPKTKDGARFQMKLVQDQLAPLIMFLLQWIDSSCTCLLPRYLNLFNVIIYKVYTDGRPKISRHGRKATVSDFYAIILPSLRRLHYDLVELDNGPKEESSVLEISGQKKLEKDDGFTNIDLEREDECGICLEPCTKIVLPNCCHAMCINCYRDWNSRSASCPFCRGNIKRVQSRDLWVLTCNDEVIDADLVSKEDLVRFYLYINNLPKDSPDALFFMFYEYLI from the exons AT GGCTGCTGCAATTCCTAAAACCAAAGATGGTGCTCGATTTCAAATGAAATTAGTTCAAGATCAATTGGCACCTCTCATTATGTTCTTGCTACAATGGATAGATTCTTCATGCACATGTCTCTTGCCTAGATACTTGAACCTTTTCAATGTTATCATCTATAAG GTATATACCGATGGAAGACCAAAGATATCTAGACACGGGAGGAAGGCAACTGTGAGTGACTTTTATG CCATCATACTACCGTCTCTTAGAAGGCTACATTATGACTTGGTGGAGTTGGATAATGGGCCTAAAGAAGAGAGCTCGGTATTGGAGATCTCGGGCCAAAAGAAACTAGAAAAAGATGATGGCTTCACTAATATCGATTTGGAACGAGAAGATGAATGTGGAATTTGCTTAGAACCCTGCACAAAGATAGTCTTGCCTAACTGTTGCCATGCAATGTGCATCAACTGTTATCGCGATTG GAACTCAAGATCAGCATCGTGTCCGTTTTGTCGGGGTAACATAAAGAGAGTACAGTCACGAGATTTATGGGTTCTCACGTGCAACGATGAAGTTATAGATGCTGATCTAGTTTCAAAAGAGGATTTGGTGCGTTTCTATTTATACATTAATAATCTCCCTAAAGATTCTCCGGATGCCCTTTTCTTCATGTTCTACGAGTATCTAATATGA
- the LOC122608931 gene encoding nucleoporin nup211-like, which produces MEEEMEVSEGSPTAGSGGGNGENEFVHIESVINQDEHLEQDDGVVVTGVDVVQDELPDVRTHEDAGHDEFVDCPDDLVSSESRSPSVRSKLRQHPFGDGTEDIQQTVAESEKEIAPQDYEEERKVLVKEVSNLHHQLKALSKQQSLTDRNDGGFPGNQLASETEEDDNKSILPVREMVNECSKFIELSLNERSRAEGTISELYATLHMKDKEIEDLMMRVNEQSASQDDVISSNEMLSVETTTDRILSSLAITFGEAELPDTSVSGKISYLENSTFFLLEKYNYFLSEAQMLGHCLVEVNSGFDMQNGMETVFSSVREELVGLKRKEFELNDKYTHLEHQHGQLMEQLDKNRETIELLNAEIGKLKGEVEQEKTRYSNTKEKLSMAVTKGKGLVQQRDTLKQSVAEKTSELERCLIELQVKSAALEAAELRSGELSQTHILANSLQEALSQRDMVLEQCMEIISQGLPDATQFPNLETRVSWLLESYNHAKDQYIKLQDENNAIKVDASIQIDRLTASLLAETQEKYHLKEELEEMTCKYEQRLEDSTESSPVDKEVLEKIQTQMYVRDLESKLYEQILDSEMDNQSKVREEHRVLEDERNSSQINLQRSEEKASLLREKLSMAVKKGKGLVQERENMKQQIAEKNAQTEALMVDFQKQESALGDCRDQIAKLESERDQIGQYLAQSNMILQQIIETIDGSNIDFQVDIEDPVDKVKWFAAFLSECQVAKGQAEQELGDFKDEAALLVNKLTDALTTIKSLEDTSSVLEKNVSELTQEKQELESSKSHAEQEVEIIKEEVNKLNNKLVEALKTLKSLEDKLASSEKFISQLNEEKKELEIARCHLEDELHKATEEAASQTSKFQDAVSLAENNISRLMNEKEEAQMEVQKVKEEVSSNISNLADARETIKFLEDALSVLKMNASRFSEENEKAVDSRTVLESEMKNLREEAEHEISTLKNELSTCRQELEAKHDKSSPELSSFFGNLQVILKDESLLFLFKQSFEKKVKSLEEIDCLLKDMKDNFDSKQLLDPAAIEETFLSPTSLPTAFNNDWNTGLIDVEFNAEDTEDIVSYAGKTLDNLNAKNQILVDQFGSFSRLLDDIIVSLLKKLDAIKHTLPFVVQQTKTLQQDAQNMQMDKQIQDNRVLMLEHDIKVLLSVCADVTKDLKLHLECNILQTDPTIELEKSNPRLVEEVAEADVKVAANELCFASRTVQWLIKQHVSVNENLSATIEQLQAELDKVTLMHDKSKEVIEGLQGELQKTRSVCEKVEEENDASQRRVFELETELEASGSMCNEMSSELNELKRQLSAESSVKYHEEDIKNSLLSASQMKALFDKIDGIAIPFPNLMEGDIQPEHLDSVKKLFYIVDNVNELLDQLTLLTRAKEDLRKTLSKQALEFDHLKGEYKDGLQNIIQTVGGDEFVGVKKPSDVAVLLPVLERLVQGIISDRDNSRFKLVETQKTADELSSKVKSLEDFIQKRAGGADTIQERSVFEGPSLPAGSEISEIDDQVPVGKVGLPLVPSAAQMRSLRKGSNDQLAITIDSESDRLLDKVETVEDKGHIFKSLHTSGLVPVQGKMIADRLDGIWVSGGQALMRRPRARLGLIAYWLVLHLWLLGTIL; this is translated from the exons ATGGAAGAGGAAATGGAGGTAAGTGAGGGGAGTCCAACAGCAggaagtggtggtggtaatggtgaAAATGAATTTGTTCATATTGAATCAGTTATTAATCAG GATGAGCATCTTGAGCAGGACGATGGGGTAGTGGTGACAGGGGTAGATGTTGTACAGGATGAACTACCTGATGTGAGGACTCATGAAGATGCCGGACATGATGAATTTGTGGATTGTCCGGATGACTTGGTATCTAGTGAATCCAGGTCCCCTAGTGTTAGAAGTAAGTTACGCCAACATCCTTTTGGAGATGGTACCGAAGATATTCAACAAACGGTGGCTGAAAGTGAGAAAGAAATTGCCCCACAGGACTACGAG GAAGAAAGGAAAGTGCTGGTGAAAGAAGTTAgcaatcttcatcatcaactcaaGGCTCTAAGCAAGCAACAATCACTAACCGATAGAAACGATGGTGGTTTTCCTGGCAATCAGCTTGCATCCGAAACAGAAGAGGATGACAACAAGTCCATTTTACCCGTGCGTGAGATGGTTAATGAGTGTTCCAAGTTTATTGAACTTTCTCTGAACGAGCGATCTCGGGCTGAGGGTACAATCAGTGAACTCTATGCCACCCTACATATGAAAGACAAAGAGATCGAAGATCTTATGATGAGGGTTAATGAACAGTCAGCATCACAGGATGACGTAATCAGCTCTAACGAAATGTTATCTGTTGAGACCACTACAGATAGAATTTTATCTTCTCTTGCAATTACCTTTGGTGAGGCAGAGTTGCCTGATACCTCTGTTAGTGGGAAGATATCTTATCTTGAAAACAGCACCTTCTTTTTACTCGAGAAGTACAATTACTTCCTTTCTGAAGCTCAAATGCTTGGTCACTGTTTGGTAGAGGTTAATTCGGGTTTTGATATGCAAAATGGTATGGAGACAGTTTTTTCCTCTGTACGGGAGGAGTTAGTTGGGttaaaaaggaaagaatttGAGCTGAATGACAAATATACCCATTTAGAGCATCAGCATGGACAGCTGATGGAACAACTTGACAAAAACAGAGAAACAATTGAGCTGCTAAATGCAGAAATTGGGAAACTTAAAGGGGAAGTTGAACAGGAGAAAACAAGGTATAGTAACACCAAAGAAAAGCTTAGCATGGCTGTGACAAAAGGTAAGGGACTGGTTCAACAGCGTGATACATTGAAGCAATCTGTTGCTGAGAAAACCAGTGAACTAGAAAGATGTTTAATTGAATTACAAGTTAAGTCAGCTGCCCTGGAGGCTGCTGAGCTGAGGAGCGGAGAGTTGAGTCAGACTCATATTTTGGCTAACTCTTTGCAAGAAGCCCTCTCGCAAAGGGACATGGTCCTTGAACAATGCATGGAAATTATTTCTCAAGGATTACCAGATGCGACACAATTCCCCAACTTGGAAACTCGTGTTAGCTGGCTTTTGGAATCATATAATCATGCAAAAGATCAATATATTAAGCTGCAAGATGAAAATAATGCAATTAAAGTGGATGCTAGTATTCAGATTGATCGTTTAACTGCATCACTTTTAGCAGAAACACAAGAGAAGTACCATCTTAAAGAAGAATTAGAAGAAATGACATGCAAATATGAACAACGTTTGGAGGATTCTACTGAATCATCGCCTGTTGACAAAGAAGTTCTTGAAAAGATTCAAACTCAAATGTATGTAAGAGATCTGGAATCTAAGCTCTATGAGCAGATTCTTGATTCCGAGATGGATAATCAATCAAAGGTTAGAGAAGAACATCGTGTATTAGAAGATGAGAGGAACTCTTCACAGATAAATCTTCAAAGATCCGAGGAGAAGGCTTCCTTGTTGAGGGAGAAGTTGTCTATGGCAGTTAAGAAAGGAAAGGGGCTTGTTCAAGAACGCGAGAACATGAAACAGCAAATAGCTGAGAAGAACGCTCAGACGGAGGCATTAATGGTCGATTTTCAGAAGCAAGAATCAGCATTGGGTGACTGCAGGGATCAGATTGCAAAATTGGAATCTGAAAGGGATCAAATAGGGCAGTATTTAGCTCAGAGCAATATGATATTGCAGCAAATAATTGAGACAATTGATGGTAGTaatatcgattttcaggtagaTATAGAAGACCCTGTTGATAAGGTGAAGTGGTTTGCAGCGTTTTTAAGTGAATGCCAAGTTGCCAAGGGTCAAGCAGAACAAGAGCTTGGAGATTTCAAAGATGAAGCTGCTCTGCTTGTCAACAAGTTGACTGATGCCCTGACCACCATAAAATCCCTTGAAGATACATCAtcagttttggaaaaaaatgttTCTGAATTAACTCAAGAAAAACAAGAATTAGAAAGTTCAAAGAGTCATGCTGAGCAAGAAGTTGAAATTATAAAAGAGGAGGTAAATAAATTGAACAACAAGTTGGTAGAAGCCCTGAAAACATTGAAATCTCTGGAAGATAAACTTGCAAGTTCAGAGAAATTTATCAGTCAATtaaatgaagaaaagaaagaacttgAGATCGCAAGGTGTCATCTTGAAGATGAATTGCATAAAGCAACAGAAGAAGCTGCTTCTCAAACAAGCAAGTTTCAAGACGCAGTGTCACTCGCAGAAAATAACATATCGAGACTGATGAATGAGAAAGAAGAGGCTCAAATGGAGGTACAGAAAGTAAAGGAGGAAGTTTCTTCTAATATAAGTAATCTAGCTGATGCTAGAGAGACTATAAAGTTCCTCGAAGATGCATTGTCTGTCTTAAAGATGAATGCTTCTCGGTTTTCAGAGGAGAATGAAAAGGCGGTTGATAGTAGAACCGTGCTAGAGAGTGAGATGAAGAACCTCAGAGAAGAAGCTGAACATGAGATCTCAACCCTCAAAAACGAGCTGAGTACATGTAGGCAAGAGTTAGAAGCCAAGCATGATAAATCGTCTCCGGAGCTGTCCAGTTTTTTTGGAAACCTTCAAGTGATTTTGAAAGATGAATCTTTACTCTTCTTGTTCAAACAAAGTTTCGAGAAAAAGGTTAAAAGCTTAGAAGAAATAGACTGCcttttaaaagatatgaagGATAATTTTGATTCAAAACAGTTGCTAGATCCTGCTGCCATTGAG GAAACTTTTCTGTCACCAACGTCCCTTCCGACCGCCTTTAACAATGACTGGAACACTGGGCTTATCGATGTCGAGTTTAATGCAGAAGATACTGAAGATATTGTTTCATATGCTGGAAAAACTTTGGATAACTTGAATGCTAAAAACCAAATTCTCGTTGATCAATTTGGCAGTTTCTCAAGACTCCTTGATGACATAATTGTATCTTTGTTGAAAAAACTAGATGCAATAAAGCATACTCTGCCATTTGTAGTTCAGCAAACAAAAACCTTGCAGCAAGATGCGCAAAATATGCAGATGGACAAACAAATACAGGACAATAGAGTTTTAATGCTGGAACATGACATTAAAGTCCTATTGTCTGTGTGTGCTGATGTCACTAAAGATCTGAAATTGCATCTGGAATGTAATATTCTGCAGACTGATCCCACTATTGAGCTGGAGAAATCAAATCCTAGATTAGTTGAAGAAGTGGCGGAAGCAGATGTTAAGGTTGCTGCTAATGAGTTGTGCTTTGCTTCTAGAACTGTTCAATGGCTAATAAAACAACATGTTAGTGTAAATGAGAACCTGTCCGCCACAATTGAACAGTTACAGGCTGAGTTAGATAAAGTGACTCTAATGCATGACAAATCAAAAGAAGTAATTGAAGGATTACAGGGTGAACTACAAAAAACCAGGTCAGTGTGTGAGAAAGTTGAAGAAGAAAACGATGCATCACAAAGAAGAGTTTTTGAATTGGAGACGGAACTAGAAGCTTCAGGAAGCATGTGTAATGAAATGAGCTCTGAGTTGAATGAACTCAAACGGCAGTTATCTGCTGAAAGTTCTGTCAAATATCATG AGGAAGACATCAAAAATTCCCTTTTATCAGCTTCGCAGATGAAAGCCCTATTTGATAAAATAGATGGAATTGCAATCCCGTTCCCGAACCTCATGGAGGGGGATATACAACCAGAACATTTGGACTCGGTCAAAAAGCTCTTTTATATAGTTGATAATGTGAATGAATTGCTTGACCAATTGACTTTGTTGACTCGTGCCAAAGAAGACCTGCGGAAAACCCTCTCAAAACAAGCCCTTGAATTTGACCATTTGAAGGGGGAATATAAAGATGGGTTGCAAAACATTATTCAAACGGTGGGAGGTGATGAATTTGTTGGAGTCAAGAAACCTTCTGATGTGGCAGTCCTGCTCCCAGTACTCGAAAGGCTCGTTCAAGGAATTATTTCGGATCGTGACAATTCAAGATTCAAATTAGTAGAGACCCAGAAAACAGCAGATGAATTATCAAGTAAGGTTAAGTCACTTGAAGATTTTATTCAGAAAAGGGCAGGTGGAGCTGACACAATACAGGAACGAAGTGTCTTTGAAGGACCTTCTTTGCCTGCTGGGTCCGAGATCTCAGAAATTGATGACCAG GTTCCGGTTGGGAAAGTTGGATTGCCGTTGGTGCCATCTGCTGCCCAAATGAGATCTTTACGGAAGGGATCAAATGACCAGCTTGCAATCACCATTGACTCGGAGTCTGATCGTTTGCTTGATAAAGTGGAAACTGTTGAAGATAAAG gtCATATATTTAAGTCACTCCACACTTCGGGTCTTGTGCCAGTCCAAGGGAAGATGATTGCAGATCGACTTGATGGAATATG GGTATCTGGTGGTCAAGCTTTAATGCGTCGACCAAGAGCACGCCTAGGCCTTATAGCTTATTGGCTTGTGTTGCACTTATGGCTTCTTGGCACAATTTTGTGA
- the LOC122593183 gene encoding GDSL esterase/lipase At3g48460-like: MKKFRCIFLPLVVLIISFTLYPALAHRKPPQDCTPPKPKPPPQDEPKPKPPPQEEPKPKPPPKEEPKPKPPPKEEPKPKPPPKEDPKPKSPPQEDPKPKPPPQNPPEDPKPKPPKDNKPEPPQEPQKPTPFHDKYKGCFSSMYAFGDSYTDTGNAQFMGSLTISFSGSLSSPYGSTTFGKSSNRLCDGRLVLDFITDSLGLPVLPPYQSTSANFTSGANFAIAGCTTVANDLFSKFARLFLWKATPLGVWTQLEWYKKFQVDHLCKGLDQNGCQAKMKTALFWVGEIGINDYSRAVGSKIPLRSIAKSSVVYTTELVRTLIRNGAKNIVVQGLPPLGCLPLDISITPISIRDRSGCSQIVNAAVVIHNQILQAKLEILRKLFPDVTIIYADSWKAYYNIVNNAAKCKIRETRRTCCGASAAQDNLNFNLQSLCGSAGTSICDNPSQYISWDGIHPTESMNYHMTDQYINNGCCNPPFEQLMKKSAAV; encoded by the exons ATGAAGAAATTCAGATGTATCTTTCTTCCTCTTGTGGTTCTCATTATATCCTTTACTCTCTATCCTGCATTGGCACATAGAAAACCACCACAGGATTGTACTCCCCCAAAACCAAAGCCTCCGCCCCAAGACGAGCCTAAACCAAAGCCTCCGCCGCAAGAGGAACCCAAACCAAAACCTCCACCGAAGGAGGAACCGAAACCAAAGCCTCCACCAAAAGAGGAGCCAAAACCAAAGCCTCCACCAAAAGAGGACCCTAAACCAAAGTCTCCGCCTCAAGAGGATCCGAAACCAAAGCCTCCTCCACAAAATCCACCTGAAGACCCTAAACCAAAACCGCCTAAAGATAATAAGCCAGAACCCCCACAAGAGCCACAAAAACCAACTCCATTCCATGataaatacaaaggttgtttcTCCTCCATGTACGCTTTTGGAGATTCATATACGGATACAGGAAACGCTCAGTTCATGGGTAGTCTCACTATATCATTCTCCGGCTCTTTAAGCTCTCCTTATGGATCCACCACATTCGGAAAGAGCTCTAACCGGTTATGTGATGGTCGGCTAGTTCTTGATTTTATAACAGACTCCCTAGGCTTGCCGGTTTTACCTCCGTACCAATCAACCTCGGCTAACTTCACTAGTGGTGCAAACTTTGCTATTGCTGGATGCACAACTGTAGCCAATGACCTTTTCTCCAAGTTCGCTCGACTTTTTCTGTGGAAAGCGACACCCTTAGGTGTATGGACTCAGTTAGAATGGTACAAAAAGTTTCAAGTAGATCACCTATGTAAAGGGTTAGATCAAAACGGATGCCAAGCAAAAATGAAAACTGCATTGTTTTGGGTCGGGGAGATTGGAATCAATGATTATTCACGTGCAGTTGGATCCAAGATACCCCTTCGTTCGATAGCCAAGTCATCCGTTGTATATACAACAGAACTTGTCCGG ACATTGATAAGAAACGGGGCTAAGAACATAGTAGTTCAAGGGTTACCACCACTTGGTTGTCTTCCTCTAGACATCTCCATAACTCCGATAAGCATTCGTGACAGATCAGGCTGTTCACAGATTGTGAATGCAGCTGTTGTAATCCACAACCAAATCTTGCAAGCCAAATTAGAAATATTAAGAAAGTTGTTCCCAGATGTTACAATCATATATGCAGATTCTTGGAAAGCATATTATAATATCGTAAACAACGCTGCAAAATGCAAGATTCGTGAAACTCGTAGAACTTGCTGTGGAGCTTCTGCAGCACAAGACAACCTGAACTTTAATCTTCAGTCCTTGTGCGGTTCTGCAGGTACATCCATATGCGACAATCCAAGCCAATACATAAGCTGGGATGGGATCCATCCCACTGAGTCCATGAACTATCATATGACGGATCAATACATAAATAATGGGTGTTGTAATCCACCGTTTGAGCAGCTCATGAAAAAGTCTGCCGCTGTGTAG
- the LOC122608949 gene encoding E3 ubiquitin-protein ligase AIRP2-like isoform X1 yields the protein MDMMMYYPLGRSSYEDSLKVIEADIQHANALAAAIPKTKDGARFQMKLVQDQLAPLIMFLLQWIDSSCTCLLPRYLNLFNVIIYKVYTDGRPKISRHGRKATVSDFYAIILPSLRRLHYDLVELDNGPKEESSVLEISGQKKLEKDDGFTNIDLEREDECGICLEPCTKIVLPNCCHAMCINCYRDWNSRSASCPFCRGNIKRVQSRDLWVLTCNDEVIDADLVSKEDLVRFYLYINNLPKDSPDALFFMFYEYLI from the exons ATGGATATGATGATGTATTACCCACTTGGGAGGTCTTCTTATGAAGATTCTTTGAAGGTTATTGAAGCTGATATACAACATGCCAATGCTtt GGCTGCTGCAATTCCTAAAACCAAAGATGGTGCTCGATTTCAAATGAAATTAGTTCAAGATCAATTGGCACCTCTCATTATGTTCTTGCTACAATGGATAGATTCTTCATGCACATGTCTCTTGCCTAGATACTTGAACCTTTTCAATGTTATCATCTATAAG GTATATACCGATGGAAGACCAAAGATATCTAGACACGGGAGGAAGGCAACTGTGAGTGACTTTTATG CCATCATACTACCGTCTCTTAGAAGGCTACATTATGACTTGGTGGAGTTGGATAATGGGCCTAAAGAAGAGAGCTCGGTATTGGAGATCTCGGGCCAAAAGAAACTAGAAAAAGATGATGGCTTCACTAATATCGATTTGGAACGAGAAGATGAATGTGGAATTTGCTTAGAACCCTGCACAAAGATAGTCTTGCCTAACTGTTGCCATGCAATGTGCATCAACTGTTATCGCGATTG GAACTCAAGATCAGCATCGTGTCCGTTTTGTCGGGGTAACATAAAGAGAGTACAGTCACGAGATTTATGGGTTCTCACGTGCAACGATGAAGTTATAGATGCTGATCTAGTTTCAAAAGAGGATTTGGTGCGTTTCTATTTATACATTAATAATCTCCCTAAAGATTCTCCGGATGCCCTTTTCTTCATGTTCTACGAGTATCTAATATGA
- the LOC122580566 gene encoding regulator of G-protein signaling 1, with translation MTGCDVIGGCPSDYVALAISIISFMFLLVRSTFPFLIHKVPRPKGSSFWLPTIQIVASFNLLVSLAMYLHVVRFHRKHWWQSCYVWAVWVNGPLGFGLLLSCRLIQAAHLHSVFVKRRLFPIRSYISLPLALLPWLAWAAFLHIKQPLNNRCHMGTQWAVPHICFPVLYIGALVAITGAVHHIEFKFDELKDLWRSILITLFSIVVWVVAYVLNETHEEIMWLQVTTRCMLLVVASFLVVAFFSISFSQPLVSVMSLNKKESFNVKTMGEALGIPDSGLLSLTDPTLDVDPNEPLDKLLLNKRFRSSFMAFADSCLAGESVHFYNEVQQLEKIPVNDPVKRIYMVRHIIEKYINSGAPMEVNISHRTRQTILTTPDLAQPDLFRNAVTEVLQLLNMNLAKDYWSSMFFMKFKEEAAMRSADHELEQVNGWNFSPRLSSVHCPDDPFYQDHIPRDPPNHDFHVSYSTR, from the exons ATGACCGGATGTGACGTCATCGGCGGATGTCCAAGCGACTACGTGGCACTTGCAATCTCCATTATCTCTTTTATGTT CCTTTTGGTGAGATCAACGTTCCCTTTTTTAATTCACAAGGTTCCTCGGCCTAAAGGAAGTAGCTTTTGGCTTCCTACGATTCAAATTGTAGCTAGCTTCAACCTTTTGGTGTCACTTGCC ATGTACCTTCATGTTGTGAGGTTTCATAGGAAGCATTGGTGGCAATCTTGTTATGTCTGGGCAG TTTGGGTTAACGGTCCACTTGGATTTGGATTGTTATTGAGCTGCCGCCTTATACAAGCAGCCCACCTGCATTCTGTATTTGTCAA GAGGCGTTTATTTCCTATAAGATCATATATTAGTCTTCCTCTTGCTCTTCTGCCCTGGCTTGCCTGGGCTGCat TTCTTCACATAAAGCAGCCTCTAAATAATCGATGTCACATGGGGACCCAATGGGCAGTTCCCCATATATGCTTTCCTGTGCTATATATTGGTGCTTTGGTTGCTATTACTGGAGCCGTTCATCATATTGAGTTCAAATTTGATGAGCTCAAGGACCTTTGGCGATCAATACTTATAACCTTGTTTTCCATTG TTGTATGGGTGGTTGCTTATGTTCTGAATGAGACACATGAGGAGATCATGTGGCTTCAAGTCACCACCAGATGCATGCTTCTAGTTGTG GCAAGTTTTCTTGTGGTGGCTTTCTTCTCTATTTCATTCTCTCAACCCCTGGTGTCGGTTATGAGCTTGAACAAGAAGGAAAGCTTTAATGTAAAGACAATGGGTGAAGCTCTTGGGATACCTGATAGTGGGCTTTTGTCACTGACTGATCCAACTCTAGATGTCGATCCAAATGAACCCTTGGATAAACTTCTATTGAACAAAAGATTCCGATCATCCTTCATGGCATTTGCTGACAG TTGTTTGGCTGGGGAAAGTGTTCATTTTTACAATGAAGTACAACAGCTTGAAAAAATACCCGTAAACGATCCTGTAAAAAGAATTTACATGGTACGACACATCATTGAGAAGTACATAAACTCAG GTGCACCTATGGAGGTAAATATATCTCACAGGACCCGGCAAACAATTCTCACAACTCCTGATCTTGCTCAACCGGATCTTTTCAGAAATGCTGTCACTGAGGTGCTGCAGTTGCTAAACATG AACTTGGCAAAAGATTATTGGTCATCCATGTTCTTCATGAAGTTCAAAGAAGAAGCTGCTATGAGAAGTGCTGATCATGAACTTGAACAAGTAAACGGTTGGAATTTTTCTCCAAGATTAAGCTCTGTTCATTGTCCCGACGATCCTTTCTATCAAGACCACATTCCAAGGGATCCACCTAACCACGATTTTCATGTTTCATACTCGACAAGATGA